In Deinococcus fonticola, a genomic segment contains:
- a CDS encoding hydrolase, with translation MAEQVVYVDVDETLVRNSGRSRIPIPAVIAYVRQLFGNGAELFCRSSGGAAYARESAREVGLEHCFTAFLPKPHVMIDDQPVSNWRRLVYVHPNGVGNSEH, from the coding sequence ATGGCAGAACAGGTCGTTTACGTCGATGTGGATGAAACACTGGTACGGAACTCTGGTCGCTCCCGCATTCCTATTCCGGCTGTCATTGCTTACGTCCGCCAGTTGTTCGGGAACGGCGCGGAGTTGTTCTGCCGGAGTTCCGGCGGGGCCGCTTACGCCCGCGAAAGTGCGCGTGAAGTGGGGTTGGAACACTGTTTCACCGCGTTCCTGCCAAAACCGCACGTGATGATTGACGACCAGCCCGTCAGTAATTGGCGCAGGCTTGTTTACGTCCATCCAAACGGTGTCGGGAATTCCGAACACTGA